The Candidatus Defluviibacterium haderslevense DNA window AATCATGATGGGGTAGGAAAGGAGGTAAAGATATTCGGACAATACTTCTCTATTGCGGGCATATTAAAGGAAGAGGGTAAGTCATTAATCAATATTATGCCAATGGATGAAGCGGTCTTCTTCCCATGGAATACTATGCGTAAACTCATCAGCATTAATCAAAATTCGACTTGGGGGACTATGCTGAATGTCAAAGCAAAACGCGGTGCGGATCTTGAAGAAATGCGTTATGAATTGGCCAGTATACTTCGGCCTTCAAGAGGTTTAAAGCCAAAGGATAATGATAATTTTGCTATTAACCAATTGACCATGTTAACCAATATCGTATCCAGTGTTTTTGGGGTGGTCAATGTAGCTGGTTTTATCATAGGCTTATTTGCAATGTTGGTTGGTGCTTTCGGGGTAGCCAATATTATGTTTGTCTCGGTAAAAGAGCGAACGCCATTAATAGGCATTAAAATGGCGATAGGCGCCAAACGCTATTATATTTTATTAGAATATTTATTGGAAGCCATTATTCTATGTATAATAGGTGGGATAGCAGGACTACTGTTGGTATGGCTCATACTCACATTAGTGACCCAACTCATGGATTTCGAAATGTTTATGTCTATTGGAAATGTGATGCTCGGACTATTACTTTCAGTTATTATTGGAATAATAGCAGGAATAGTACCGGCATATCATGCATCAAACATGGATCCAGTAGAAGCAATGCGTAAATAAATAGAAGTCTTATTTTTTGACCTTAGCTACTATTGCAGCGAACACCGTTGGATGGTGTAAAGCTAGATCAGCTAACACTTTACGATTTAAGTTGATATTGTTTTTGTGTAACATATCAATGAATCTTGAATAACTTAAATCATGAGTTCTTACTGCTGCATTTATTCTTGCAATCCACAAGCGTCTGAAGGCACGTTTTTTCTGACGTCTATGAACAAATGCATACTTCATAGCACGCTCAAGGGCGTTTTTAGCTACAGTATAAACTTTAGAACGACCGCTAAAATAACCTCTTGCGGCTTTGAGGATTTTTTTTCTTCTTTGTCTGGATGCTACTGCATTTACTGAACGAGGCATATTGTGATTTGTTTATGAACTAAAGGGTCTCCAATAAAAAGGAGCGCTTAACCTCTAGAACGGATGAAACAATGATTAAAATATTCCTAATAAGGCTTTCAACCGAGCTTGCTCTGATGGATGTGCCACGGTGCTAGTTCGATTACGGCGCTTAGCTTTTTTGCTTTTATTACGCATTAAGTGAGAGGTATTAGCTTGAAAAGTCTTGACTTTTCCAGTTCCTGTCAACTTCATTCTCTTTTTTGCCCCTGAATGGGTTTTTACCTTTGGCATGGCTTTATTTTTATAAGGGCGCAAAGATAATTAATCTTTTACACACTTTTGCATATTCATTTATGTTTTTGCAGTACCTTTTTTTGCAGTAAGGATTACATACATCCTTTTTCCTTCTAATCTAGGAAGTTCTTCGGCGGAACCATAGGGTTCTAATTCTTTCATAAATCGCAGTAAAATCAACTCGCCACGGTCTTTGAAGACTATAGCACGACCTTTAAACTGAACATAAGCTTTAATTTTAGCCCCTTCTTCAAGGAATTTGATTCCATGTTTTACTTTGAATTCAAAATCATGGTCATCTGTATTTGGGCCAAAACGTATTTCTTTAATAACGACTTTAGCCGTTTTCGCTTTAATTTCTTTCTCTTTCTTACGTTTTAAGTAAAGAAATTTGTTAAAATCTGTTATTTTGCAGACCGGAGGATCGGATTTAGCTGTAATTTCTACTAAGTCCATACCCAAATCGAAAGCCCACTTTATAGCGGTCTGGGTATCAACAATACCTGCTTCAACGGGTTTTCCAACTAAAGTACTAATTTCATCAAAATTATCACCAACGAGTCTTATGGAGTGGTTACGGATTTGATCATTAATTCGAAACTGGCTTCTTAATTCGTCCAGGTAGGATGGTTTTTTTCTAATATTCAAATTATGGTTTTTATTATTAACGCCTGCAAATTTAATCGCTATGTCGCATAAATCTAAAAAAGATTTCTAAGATTTTTTCGCAGTACCTACTTTAGTTGCTAGAATGATGTTGATTCCGTCTTTTGATTCGTTCATTACAGCTTTCAGTTTACTACCTGCAGGTGGATTTTCCTGTAAGATAAATTCAGCTAGTGGATCTTCTAAGTATTTTTGAACCGCACGGTGCAAAGGGCGAGCTCCAAATTGTGGGTCAAAACCTTTATCAGCTAAGAAATCAACAGCGTCATCATTGAGGATTAACTCAAACCCCATTTGATCGATTCTTTTCAAAAGGGAGGCTACTACAATTTGGATAATTTGTAGCATATCTTTTTTCTCAAGATTATTAAACACCAGGACGTCATCTATTCGATTTAGAAATTCCGGTGAAAACGTTTTCTTGAGTGCATTTTGGATAACACCTTTAGCATGATCATCGGCATGTTCCATTCTCGTTTGGGTAGCAAAACCTACTCCCTGACCAAAATCCTTAAGCTGACGAGCTCCGATATTGGAGGTCATAATTATGATCGTATTTTTAAAATCTACTTTTCGTCCTAAACCATCCGTTAATAATCCTTCATCTAAAACCTGTAAAAGGATATTATATACATCCGGATGTGCTTTCTCAATTTCATCCAATAGAATTACAGCATATGGCTTACGTCTTACTTTCTCAGTCAATTGTCCACCTTCTTCGTAGCCAACATATCCCGGAGGAGCTCCTATTAAACGTGATACTGTGAATTTTTCCATATATTCACTCATATCTAATCGGACCAATGCATCTTCAGAGTCAAACAAGAATCTTGACAAAGCTTTAGCCATTTCCGTTTTTCCTACACCCGTAGGCCCCAGGAATATAAATGAACCTATGGGCTTTTTAGGGTCTTTTAAACCAACCCGATTCCGTTGAATAGCCTTGGTAATTTTAGATATGATTTCATCCTGACCAATGATAGATTTCTTGAGTTGGTCACCCATATTGACCAATTTTATACTTTCACTTTGGGCTACTTTTTTAACAGGAATGCCCGTCATCATGGCCACTACTTCTGCTATATCTTCTTCATTAACCGGGAATCGGGTAGACTTAGCTTCATCATCCCACTCTTGCTTAGCCTGTTCCAGTTTCTTTTGAAGTTTAGATTCAATATCCCGTAGATCGGCTGCTTTTTCATATTGCTGGCTTTTTACCGCGATATTTTTTTGCTCTTTGATACTATCTATCTGTGCTTCAATTTCCTCAATATGTTTGGGAACATGGATGTTTTTTAAATGGACTCTTGCTCCAACTTCATCCAAAACATCTATAGCTTTATCCGGTAAAAATCGATCAGAAATATATCGGTCACTCAATTTTACACAAGCTTTAATGGCCTCATCAGAGTAGGTAACGGAATGAAATTCCTCGTATTTTGACTTGATATTGTGTAGAATCTGATACGCTTCCTCCACACTTGGTGGGTTGATCATGACTTTTTGAAATCTTCGATCTAAAGCACCATCTTTCTCAATATGTTGTCTGTATTCATCTAATGTAGATGCGCCAATACACTGCAATTCACCCCTGGCTAATGCAGGTTTGAAAATATTTGAGGCATCCAAGGAACCTGTTGCGCCACCAGCACCAATGATGGTATGAATTTCATCAATAAACAAGATCACGTCTCTTGATTTTTCCAATTCATTCATGATGGCTTTAATTCGTTCTTCGAATTGTCCTCTATACTTGGTTCCCGCTACAAGTGCAGCCAAATCCAACATAACAATTCGTTTATTGAATAGGGTCCTTGAGACTTTTTTTAGCATGATTCTTAAGGCTAATCCCTCAACAATGGCTGTTTTACCTACTCCCGGTTCACCAATTAAAATGGGATTATTTTTCTTTCTCCTACTCAATATCTGAGAAACCCGCTCAATTTCTTCTTCTCGCCCGATAATTGGGTCTAATTTTCCCTCTTCTGCAAGGCGGGTTACATCACGACCATAATTATCCAAAACAGGCGTGGTAGACTTGGTATTTGGCTTTTTAGAATAGGTTGAACTTGAGCTTTGTTCTTCATCAAAAGATTCAGAATCACTGGACGATGATGTAATTTCAGGGATGTCTTCAATATTGGAGTGTTGTGAGATATAATCTAACTCAGATCTATAGGCTTCATAATCAACATGAAATTGATCCAATATCACACAAGCTAGATTATCATGATGTTTTAATATGGACAATAGTAGATGCTCAGGATAAATTTCATCCTCCTTACTTATTTTAGCTTCAAGATAAGTGAATTTTAGTACCTTTTCTGCCTGTTTATTCAAGGGAAGATTCCCAACCTGAAAAGCGGCTTCTTCACCTTTTTTAACCGGAATAGCCTCTTCGATGCGTTCTTTTAATAGATTTAAGTCAATCTTAAGTGATTTTAATACTGAAATGGCTACGGTATCCTTTTCAGCAATCATGCCTAAAAGTATATGTTCAGTACCGATATAATCGTGGCCCAAGCGCAATGCTTCTTCGCGGCTATTGGACAACACTTTTTTGACTTTTTGAGAAAACCTTTTATTCATTTTAAAATTTAGAAGGGTTCGTAATAATAATTTTTTTTATCCAATAAAGTTCAAAAAACTTAATCAAACTCAAAGTCTTTAATGGCAAAGTTTAACAATAAAGTACATTTTGATACTATTAGTTCAAAGAATCGCTTTAAAGTTTATTACTTTTGCTTTCCCAAAATTAATACTTTTTTGGTTTTTGGAAACAAAATAGTTAGTAAATTAATAAATAAATAACTAATTAGTAATATTTTAAATATTTGATTTAGAAATATATTTCATGAAATATCAGATAGACAAACAAGAACGCTACTCCATTTTTAGCTTGGAAGAGGCCAATTTAAACTCGATTATTGCCCCACAATTGAAATCTGAGTTTGTTTTCTTTAGAAATGAGGGTGTAAGAAATCTTATTTTCGATTTAAAGGATGTCGATTATATTGATTCAAGCGGATTGAGTTCAATATTAACAGCCAATCGTATTTGGAAAGATTATGGTGCGTTTGTACTGGTTAATATGAATAGTGAAAGTGTAAAAAAACTAATAGAAATTTCGAAGTTAGACAGTATACTTACTATAATTCCCACCATTGAAGAAGCCGTAGAATACGTTCACATGGAAGATCTAGAACGGGAATTAAATGAGGAAGAAGAATAGTAGAACTTTTGAATTGTTAATTTTGGGGAGTAGTTCTGCAATGCCCTCAGCAGACAGATTTCCAAGTGCTCAAGTCCTTAATATTCAAGAAGAGTTATTCCTTATCGATTGTGGTGAGGCTACACAAAACAGATTGTTCGAGCATAGAACCCACTGGAACAGAATAACGTATATTTTAATTTCTCACATGCATGGCGACCATGTTTTTGGATTGCCGGGCTTAATAACAACCTTCTGCCATTTAGGAAGGCAAGAACCTTTAATTTTGGTCGGACCTGAGGGATTGGAAGAATTTCTGAATGCCTCCATACAATATAGTCATTCACATTTGACTTTTGAAATTAAGTATATTAAAGTCAATCATTTGAATACCGAGTGTATTTTTGATGATGGAGAATTGGTCATACAAACCATCCCATTAAACCATCGCGTGCCAACTGTGGGTTATCTCTTCAAATTAAATATGATAACCCGGAAACTTAATTTGGATAAAATGGAATCGTTATCTATCCCTGTTCATGAATTCAAAAAAATTACTCAAGGTGAAGATATTTCAGATAAAGAAGGTACCGTATACCATGCAGAAGATTTATCATCTGTTGAATCCTGGCATTGTTCCTATGCCTATTGTAGTGATACAAAATACAATGAAGCAATAATACCCTTGATTGATCAAGTTGATGTACTGTATCATGAAACAACCTACTTAAATGAATTGGCTGATAAAGCTGAAGCTACCGGACATGCTACAGCTTATCAAGCTGCAACTTTAGCGTTGAAAGCTCGTGTTGGAGCCTTGGTGACGGGTCATTATTCATCAAGATATAAATCATTGTATCCATTATTGGAAGAATGCAAAACCATTTTTGAGAACACGATACTAGGAAAAGAAGGATTAAAAATTGATATTGCTGAATTAAAAAAAAACATCCAAATTAAAAACTTGAAATAAGTTCTGGTCAATCAGATAATTCATAATTTTTTGTTATATATGAAACCAAAGAAGCAAGTAAAAAGTGAATTCATTCCGCAAACCCATACAAGTGTTCAATCCTCATTCATTGATTCAAAAAACTATTGGTGGTTTGTTGGAATTGCATTATTATTAACTTCTGTTGCTTATTTTCCAAATCTATTTGCTGATTTTGTAACCTGGGACGATGGTGATTATGTCATGGACAATGAGATCATTCGAAATTTTGATCACTTTAGTAAATTTTTTACAACTTCCATTCAAGGAAATTATCATCCGATCACCATGATCAGTTTAGCCATTAATTATGCTATTTCAGGAGATGATGCTTCCTCATATCACTTATTCAATATCATCTTTCATTTGATCAATGTAGTTTTAGTATTTAAATTCATTTGTATACTCACTAAGGATAATTATTTCATCGCTTTTTTTACCGCTTTGTTTTTTGGGATTCACCCTTTGCATGTTGAGTCTGTGGCCTGGGTATCCGAGCGCAAAGATGTATTGTATACACTCTTTTTCTTAATGGGTTTGATGAGTTATATTAAATTATTGGATACAGGGAATAAAAAATATTATTGGATTACCTTTCTTTGGTTTATTCTTTCATTGGCTTCAAAACCTGCTGCTATTATTTTTCCAGTTGCTTTATTTACTTTAGATTATGTAAGAAGCAGAACATGGTCTATGAAATGGATTTATGAAAAAATTCCATTTTTCCTATGTGCTGCCTTCATGGTTTATTTGACTTTGCATGCTCAAAAAACTGCAGGAGCTACGGACACTTCGAATTACTTTAATATTAGTAAACGAATATTATTTGCATCGTACGGACATATGATGTATATAGTTAAAATGATTTGGCCTTTTAATTTAGCTACATTTTACCCCTTTCCACCAATCAATGAGAACTTATCGAAAATTTATTTTTTTGCACCATTTTTTACATTAGGTATAGCTTATTTGTGTTGGAAGGGATGGAAAGAGAATAGATCTTTTAGTTTTGGAATTTTATTTTTTACAGTTAATCTATTGTTAGTGTTGCAATTTTTTATTGTTGGTAGTGCTATCATTGCCGATCGATATACCTATATACCATACATCGGATTATTTTTTAGTATAGGGTGGTGGTTGGATTCCAGATGGGTTCAAAATCAAAAGTTTCTGCTTATAGGTATAATGCTCATTGCCATTTTCTTTACATATCTAAGTAATCAACAAGTAAGAACATGGAATAATACAGCAGCTCTATGGGACGGAGCAATAAAAAATTATCCCAGTGCAAAAGCCTATACCAATAGAGCCTATATTCATCAGTTGAAAGGTGAATATGATAAAGCTTTATTGTATTATGACAAGTCCATTAAGTATAATGTAACAGATCCGGAAGTCTACGCCAATAAAGGTTCTATTTATTATGCACAGGATAAAGACAGTCTGGCATTGTATGAATACAATCGGGCTCTAGCCATCAATCCCAATCATTTAGAATCCTTAAATGGACGAGGATCTGTATACGGAAAATTCAATAAATCAGATTTAGCCATTGCGGATTTTAGTCTTGCTATTACTAAAGATCCTACCTATCAATTGAGCTATAAAAATAGGGCAGCTGCATACGTTTTAATAAAGCGATATGATGATGCGATTAATGACTACAAAAAATTTCTTGAAATGAATCCTGAGGATATTGAAGCCATGGTGAATATGGGCGCTGTATATTTAAATAAAGGTGACATTAATTCTTCAGTGGATATGTGTAAAAAAGCCATTCAAAAAGATCCAAAATTCATTAAGGCTTATATCAATATTGGAGGGGCTTATTCTAATTCTAAGGATTACTCGAATGCGTTATTGTATTTAAACAAAGCATTTGAATTAGATTCTACAAATGAAGAAAATTTAAAATTCTTAAGTTTGACTTATGTGAGTATGGGGAATATGAATAAAGCACTTTCATATTATGCCATTTCACAAAGGAATAATAAAGCAAAGTAAATCTTACAAAGGTTCTTTTTTTAAAAAAAAATTTTGAAACAATCAATAAAATAAATCAACCTAGATTTTATAACTTAATGATTGAATTTTTAGTTAAATCACGTCCATTTCTAACAGATAATACATAACTTCCTGGAGGCCAATTTTTCGTTTCTATTTTTAAAATATAATTAGACTTTTCCATTTGAATAGAACCAGATGTATATATTTTTCCAGTAATATCAGTGCATTGGTAGGTAAGCATTTCAGGATTAGTTGTGGCAATATTGGCATAGAAAAGTTCTGTAAATGGATTCGGAGAAATTGACGTTTGAATGTTTTCATGATCTGCAATTTCATTAACTTGAGTAAGGTTCAATTTCTCTGCCGAGAAGCGAATTTCAGCAAGACCATAACATGAATCTCTTCCAAAATTAGAAACAGCAGTTAGCAAAATAAATTTAGCATCCGGAATGGTTACATTCAACCAGTCCATACCTTCATAACGATTGGTTCCGGTGGCTTTTTCTATATCCAGTATACCTATGGTTTTCCAAACAATACTGTCTTTGGAATAGTCCACTTTAACTTCTTTCATGCCCCAATCCAAATGAGATGGATCATTTGAATTCCATATTTTAAGTTTATCAATTTTGTAGCGATTGCCTAGGTCATACAGCAACCAATGACCTGCAGTATTACTTGGATTGGGTGATGTTTTTGAATGACAAGACACCCATCCATCAAACCAATTGGTAGAATGTCGGTCAGGATAACATTGAGCAGAAAGTAAGTATGAGCTCATCATTAAGATAGAAATATAAATTAATTTCATGGTTATCGATTTTTATATTTTAAGAAAACCCAAAGGGGCTTTACCTGAATTAATGTTGTAAAAATTACTTAGATTAGGAAGTACATAGGAAATATCAGAAGGCATGACGCCCATCCACAAGGCGAGTTCACCAAAATATTGATCCACAGAAGTTGTAGGAATGACTACACCATCGTAAATATTTAAATCACTTTCCAAATCCAAGGCCGGGTAGTCACCAAAAATTCTGGAACCATTTAAATCACCACCAATGATGAATGAATTTCCGCCCCATGCATGATCAGTTCCATTACCATTGGATGTAAGCGATCTACCAAATTCTGAAATACTAAATGTCGCAACTTGTTTGGTTAAATTGAGTTCTTCCATAGCTGCATAAAATTCAACCAAACCATCATTAACAATATTAAACATGTCCACTTGGTTTTGGAGAACTTCATCGTGATGATCCCAACCATAAAAATTGACATAAAATACTTGTCGTTTGAATCCCAATTGTTCATGAACAGAAATCGTACGCGCGATCATATTTAAAGACTTAGAAAAGTCATTATCGCTAAATGTTGTTTTGATTTCAGGACCATTTTCTAATGCGCCCTGAAACAGTAGATTTCCATCCCGAGCGTTACGAACTACATCTACATAGGTTTTTTGAAAGACATCCAAATATTGATGATCCAAAAGACTATCTATTGCTTTTGTTTTCGCAATATTTACGATATCATACATATTATCTGGACGGTAACCATTGATGCCGATACTTCCCTGAGTTGGATCCAAAACATATTCTACGATTTCTTTACCTGTTTCCAGTAAATTGCTACCTGATAAGGAAATATTCATAGAAATATCTTTAGACTTATTCATATCCTGAATTAAATCTCCCATACGTCCAACCCAACCCACATTACCTCTGGATTGTGGGATACCTGTTTGCCAACTCATCCCCTGATCTGAATGGGATAATAGTCCTAATGGTAATTTCGCTTTATTATCATATATGGCGGTTTTATTGGTATGTTCCAATAGCGTACCAACATTGGAAATAAATGCTGCATTACCTTTATTGAACATACTTTGCAAACCACTTAATGATGGATGTAATCCAAATTCACGGCCAGGTGTATTTAATGTGTTTAACTTTAGTAATTCATTTTTAGGAATAGCCAGATTGGCTCTTGTTTTACTATAGGTTTTGTATTCTTCTGTGCTGGTAGGTACCAACATATTGAAGGAATCATTTCCCCCTGATAGATTAATGCACACAAGGGCTTTATAACCAGGATCCAAGGCACTATTAGATGCACACAAAGCATTGATCGCTTGTAAGTTGATAAAGGAATTATAGAATGTGGTATATCCTAAGGCAGCGCAACTCATCTGCCCTATAAATTTTCTACGCGAATTTGATTTTGGATTCATGTTCATTTTATTTAAATATGGCATAATCAGGTGAAATCATAATGAGATATAATGCAAGTCTAACTCGATCTTCACGATAATCTCCTCCGGTTAAAGTAGTCATTGAATTTTTAATAATAGATCGGGTGCGATCGCTTAAATTACCATGAGTAAATAGAACGTCCAGGCGATTAACCAAAGCTTCAGGATCTCTGGCCAATGCTTCTAATTCAGTAGTAACTAAAGTCGTGTAAGGATCATCTCTTTCCCAGGAATAAAACACGTAACTATACAAAGCCCAGTTATTGACTTGATTAATAAATCCAATACTGGTTCTTGAATTGTGTATTTGAAATTCAGGTCCAACTAAATTTTGATCTCCGATCGGGCCGTTGGGTTTATAAAAAGGAGAAAAGAAATTAAAGACTGTTGGAGACGCAAATGGAAGTTGACCTGCATTATCTAAAAATTCATAACCTGTATTCCAAAACCTACCATAGTATTGCTCAAGTTCATTCGCTGAGGCAAACTGACTGTATCGCAATATAGGCTCTCTTAACTGACCATTTTTTGGGTCACTTAACCAGTCGCAATCCCGAGCTTCTGGATCTAATAATATGGCTTTGATTACAGCTGCCATATTTCCTCGTACATTTTTTCCATCATTATTAAAAATGCGACTTACTCGTGCCACATAAGCAGGAGTAGGATTTGATTTGATTAAACGTTGAATCAATTGTTTGCAAATAAAAGGACCTACGTTTGGATGATTGAATAAATTATCAATTGCCATTTCAATATCGGCCATTCCGGATTGACGTGCAGGAGTTACTAAACCATTTAACAAATATTTTGATCCCGGCTCATGATATTCATCGAACATTCTCATAGGTTTTGTAAGATCCCCTAAATAAATATCAACACCGAATTGTGCTGTGTCTATCCATCTGTTGGTCATTATAGCCGAGAAGGAAAGACCGGTAAATATTTTTGCAAATTCTTTGATATCATTTTGGTCGTAGGTCGGAATTTGATTTCCAAGCGAATCTAATTTGTAAGTACCATCAATATTTAATTCATACAGCCCAATTGAAAACAACTGCATGATTTCACGTGCATAATTTTCATCGGGATGAATATTTTCTTCTTCATTGGATTTTGGATTGTTCAAATGACTGAGATAAGAACCCATGGCAGGATGAAGGGTAACTTCTCTAAGTAAATTTCTAAAATTTCCAAAAGAATTCCGGGTTAATACATCATAATAATTAGCCAATCCTACAGCATAACTACCAATGTCTGCATTAATAGATATAACGAATAACTCGCTCAAAGCAAAAGCCACACGCTGTCTAAGTTTATCCTGATTGGTCATATTGAGATTCCACCAGGCATATTGGAATTGATTCCAATACAGGCCAGGTTGGTTGGTTGAATCCCCTCCATTTAAATAATACCAATCCAGAACTTCCTTATATACCTTATCAAGTTCAACGGACATGTACCTTGGATTTACTTTAAACTGTTCTTCAATCCATGCATCCTTACTCATTAAAGAAGTTCGCTGAATTTCTTGAAGGTTAGCACCCAAAGTTGCCTGACACAAGAATCGACTGGCGTCAAAAAGTTCATAATTAAGACCAGATCCATTCAATGTATTTCGTGAACTGGCACTATCTTTCCAAAATAATGGGTGCCAATGATCGCTGGAAGAAACTTTAACATTTGCTGCATTATTTCCGCCAAGGATTACTTTCTGGCTATAAGATGGATTGCCAAATAATATCAGGAGAAATGAAATCCCAAATAGATATTTAACCATATGATTTCAATTTTAAAAGGTACGATGCTCAAAAATAGGAATACTTTTAACAAGTGGGATATTAATTATTACAATTAATAAAAAATCAGGGAAGACCCTGACAAAGTAGGGGTGAATTTAAATCAGTGTAAACCCTGAGATTTTTTTGTTAAAGTCTTTTCCTTATTTTAATAAAAAATGTGTTTCATTTTTATAAGAACTATTAAATGTTATGATTTAACTTCTTTCGTGCCGTCTGCGTGTAATGCGAATCTACCTGCATTTCTATCGTGAACCTGATCTCCTTTTTTCCAGGGCCAACCGCCGAATTGGGTCTTATGATAATCTTCGAAAGCTTGATTGATTTCTTCTTTGGTATTCATAACAAATGGACCGTATTGAATGACGGGTTCATTAATGGGTCTACCTTGTAAAATTAACAATCGGCCTTGTGTATTTCCATTGTGGATTATAATATCAAAATCTGAATGGACTTCAACTGCTTGATATTTTGAAATTGGTGTGCCGGAGATATTTATTTCCTGGCCTTCGTAATAGTATAGTGTTCTGTTTATTCCGGCGGATGCTTTGGGGATGGTCCATTGAGCGCCGGGTTCGAGTTTAATATTCCAAATAGCAACTTCATTATTTGGGTCAGCAGCCCATGAATTGGGTGGTGGGGTAGGTGCTTTATATTGATCCAGATGCCCAGCCATGACTTCAACTTTTATTTGTTTGCCATTTTGGTCTGTAATCATATACTTTGGAATGGTGTCGCTCCATAACATTTTGAAATGGGCATCCACCATTTTATTTTTTTTCGGAAGGTTCAACCATATTTGGAATAATTCCATGTGGTTTTCTTTGTCTTTATGGATCAATGGAAACATTTCAGAATGTTGGACCCCTTTACCTGCAGTCATCCATTGAACATCCCCATGACCATATCTTCCTGCAGCACCTAATGAATCGGCATGATCGACAATACCTTCTCGAACTACAGTGATGGTCTCAAAACCTCGATGAGGATGTTCAGGAAATCCCGGAACTGTTCTGCCATGGTACATTCTCCAACCATCCTTAATGATAAAATCATCGCCCAATGGTCTGTCATCGATAGGAGTGGCTGGGCCCATAACATCATTGCCTTTTGGAAATTTGTCTTCATGATGAACGCAAAATAAAAATGGATCTTGTGTGTCCCATTGAAATCCTAATGGTTTGATGTTTTTGATGGGATTTTTTTTGTTTTCGTTTGGATTGGGTTCATTCATATCTTTCATTGCTTTTATGATTCCAATTGCAGGTAATGTTATTAAACTGGTTAAACCGATTGCCCATTTGCTAAAAAAATGTCTTCTGTTGATATTGCTTTTCATAAATTAAATTTCTAAGTTAAAGATATTCATTTACCACATATTAAAGACAAATATATTTCTAAAAGAGTATGCGCAATTCTACTTATGTTTATGATCAATTTGTAATGAAAATTACCTTTTATTACAATAAATTAAATTGGCATTCATATTTAAGTTGTCCATTCAACATATAGTCCTGTATACTGTCGATTACTTAAGTAATTTAAAAGCATGAGACCATTGATTTTGCAACATTCCAGGTATGCACCATAAGATACACAATGG harbors:
- a CDS encoding ABC transporter permease, with protein sequence MVFFRILSESLHQAKQQLVGNKLRSFLTLLGITIGIFCVIAVLSAVDSLENNILESFEKLGNDVLYIDKMSWQEDPGKNYWKYLSRPNPSIQDLTTIQKKSKLAAYASLSVFAPGRIIKAGNNYVEGAYVSGITEDYNQVIKLDFEDGRYFSNHEFFIGGNQVILGNKLATSLFPNHDGVGKEVKIFGQYFSIAGILKEEGKSLINIMPMDEAVFFPWNTMRKLISINQNSTWGTMLNVKAKRGADLEEMRYELASILRPSRGLKPKDNDNFAINQLTMLTNIVSSVFGVVNVAGFIIGLFAMLVGAFGVANIMFVSVKERTPLIGIKMAIGAKRYYILLEYLLEAIILCIIGGIAGLLLVWLILTLVTQLMDFEMFMSIGNVMLGLLLSVIIGIIAGIVPAYHASNMDPVEAMRK
- the rplT gene encoding 50S ribosomal protein L20; translation: MPRSVNAVASRQRRKKILKAARGYFSGRSKVYTVAKNALERAMKYAFVHRRQKKRAFRRLWIARINAAVRTHDLSYSRFIDMLHKNNINLNRKVLADLALHHPTVFAAIVAKVKK
- the rpmI gene encoding 50S ribosomal protein L35, which translates into the protein MPKVKTHSGAKKRMKLTGTGKVKTFQANTSHLMRNKSKKAKRRNRTSTVAHPSEQARLKALLGIF
- a CDS encoding translation initiation factor IF-3, with the translated sequence MRKKPSYLDELRSQFRINDQIRNHSIRLVGDNFDEISTLVGKPVEAGIVDTQTAIKWAFDLGMDLVEITAKSDPPVCKITDFNKFLYLKRKKEKEIKAKTAKVVIKEIRFGPNTDDHDFEFKVKHGIKFLEEGAKIKAYVQFKGRAIVFKDRGELILLRFMKELEPYGSAEELPRLEGKRMYVILTAKKGTAKT
- a CDS encoding ATP-dependent Clp protease ATP-binding subunit; translation: MNKRFSQKVKKVLSNSREEALRLGHDYIGTEHILLGMIAEKDTVAISVLKSLKIDLNLLKERIEEAIPVKKGEEAAFQVGNLPLNKQAEKVLKFTYLEAKISKEDEIYPEHLLLSILKHHDNLACVILDQFHVDYEAYRSELDYISQHSNIEDIPEITSSSSDSESFDEEQSSSSTYSKKPNTKSTTPVLDNYGRDVTRLAEEGKLDPIIGREEEIERVSQILSRRKKNNPILIGEPGVGKTAIVEGLALRIMLKKVSRTLFNKRIVMLDLAALVAGTKYRGQFEERIKAIMNELEKSRDVILFIDEIHTIIGAGGATGSLDASNIFKPALARGELQCIGASTLDEYRQHIEKDGALDRRFQKVMINPPSVEEAYQILHNIKSKYEEFHSVTYSDEAIKACVKLSDRYISDRFLPDKAIDVLDEVGARVHLKNIHVPKHIEEIEAQIDSIKEQKNIAVKSQQYEKAADLRDIESKLQKKLEQAKQEWDDEAKSTRFPVNEEDIAEVVAMMTGIPVKKVAQSESIKLVNMGDQLKKSIIGQDEIISKITKAIQRNRVGLKDPKKPIGSFIFLGPTGVGKTEMAKALSRFLFDSEDALVRLDMSEYMEKFTVSRLIGAPPGYVGYEEGGQLTEKVRRKPYAVILLDEIEKAHPDVYNILLQVLDEGLLTDGLGRKVDFKNTIIIMTSNIGARQLKDFGQGVGFATQTRMEHADDHAKGVIQNALKKTFSPEFLNRIDDVLVFNNLEKKDMLQIIQIVVASLLKRIDQMGFELILNDDAVDFLADKGFDPQFGARPLHRAVQKYLEDPLAEFILQENPPAGSKLKAVMNESKDGINIILATKVGTAKKS
- a CDS encoding STAS domain-containing protein; translation: MKYQIDKQERYSIFSLEEANLNSIIAPQLKSEFVFFRNEGVRNLIFDLKDVDYIDSSGLSSILTANRIWKDYGAFVLVNMNSESVKKLIEISKLDSILTIIPTIEEAVEYVHMEDLERELNEEEE